ttcggttttggttattccggttgttgttctggcggttgccttagttaccttggttgggtttcccattcttggcccaacactcaaattctctatggcctagcttctcacaaaacctacagacaacttggtttccattacagtctcgacctaGGTGATTAGTATgacaacgtctacactcatagactctcgttccattccctgcagactgattcttatctccgttgttattgtggaagttgttcctatttccaccatggtttcccttgaactggaaatggttgtttcccttgtttttcttaaaattcccctgattctgctgaccaccaccttggttctggttgccaacatccttcctcttttcaccaatcccattctttctttgttgcaggccatacagatgggcagcttttccatatagggtgtcaagagatgtaaaggtctcttcagcaagcattagttgcaagtccatagtcaatccactctcaaatctctgggctctaagctcctccgttgccaccacttccggtgcaaacctagacaactcgatgaacttcgaataatactctgtcacagacataccatccattttcaacttgatgaactcttgagctttctgcttctttagatatggtgggtaaaacttgtttcttaaggctaccttgaatggttcccatccaaatccaggtttagctctcaaagcattctcacatctttgccaccatagatcggcttctcccctaaggtaataaacatcactattaaccctaaggttctctgggaaattgacagctacgataagcttatcgaattcccttagccagttctcaagtacagtcgggtctatctccccttggtacaaaggaggcttactctgggccaccttctcaaacatctcaccagctggatcaactccctggttattcctattctgtgctaagttctgcactacttcagccaGTTTCCTGACCACGTCAGCtattccttgggtagtcatttcccttctcctgaataaaacaaaagactaactttaacaactgaggttggacactgccttaTTGCACATTGCACTAGCTAGTCATTCAATTGGTGCACATACACAAAAAAAATTCGGACCCTAAGCCGGATAGGTGCCTTTTTATGGGCCGCTTTTCCCCTTAGTCCGCATCATaaagttcaagtggtgaaagattgaaccaccttgcaagtacaatttcattgaagaaatgcataaaattccttttgcgataatcgctcaaaaatagtatagacttagaattaaggatataagaaggaattctagatttattacttcaatggaaaAAATGATACATACTTTGGATCTTACTTTATTCggaaaaccacaaaactgaactactaaaaccataaatagtagtgtactactttattgcttcactaaatctaggcactagctattacaaaaGCTTCAAATGCTACTCAACTATCCAGCCACCCTTACAAACAGGTGAAGAgggctcatggtcttcaaaatcatcaaagtcttcctctggatcagactcatactccatatcctcattgttttgCTGTAACACACTGTTTACCTCATCATTGTCGACTTCAGGCTCAATTTAtgtgtcactggagatctcaatagtgggttcaggaatgatagggttagggttctcaatctcaacaacgtcatcatcactgtcctcatccatctgagtctcTGTATCATGATCTAATCCTGTAAGGTTGATGTTCTCTACCGTCTTACCATCATCAAAACATTCCTCTGAGAGCTCTATAATcgtagtcataatctccaaatcatatctccatctaccatctggagtaccaaacttgtagtaattaggaataccattttccatatgcatatcccgaaatcgattcttaagctctatgtatgggttacagtggaaaaacaatcatttgcatcaccacatttgcctcgcacatttaaacatgtgacgcaattggCAGTTTTTAGcattaaaattagtcatttgcgtcgcagaattactaatctgcgacgcagatgactaaaaaatgtttttaaagtcATATGCGTCGCAGAATAGTAATTCTGTGACGCAAAATATTCACtcctttgcgtcgcagaattacacATGTCGCAGATTTGTAATTCTGCGACATAAGGGAgtaaaataatttcggaaatttAAGTTTTTCATTTTGGATTTGGCCGCGTCTTCTCTCCTCAAGCTTTACTCTCCTCAAGCTTTACTCTTAGGTGTGACCTAAGTCTCACTTCACACCTCACTGCCGCCGCTGCCATTCCCACCGCCTTCACTACCGTCGTTCCTGTTCCGGCCCGTCGTTCTGGCCCCTGCGTCGTTCTTCTGTTTAACCTCAGCGTGCTGTTCGTCCTGATAGCGCAGCCCACCACAAGGCCCCTGCCGTCGTTCTCCAGACGACGCAGCGCACGACAAAGACCACGGCGCTGGTCCCTGTTGACGCCGCCGACCACGCCCTAATTCTTATTTTCCCAAACGAAACCCTAATTCCCCTTTTCGTTTTCGAGCTCTCCCCAAATCCAAGGACCCCAAGTTCTCAACTCCTCCActttctccttcttcttctcccTCTAATTTTTTCTCCCCGCCACTTATCCGCTTCAGGTGCTACTCAATATCAAAACTTCATGACAAAAAATATAGTAATTCTGtaatctttttgttttttaattgaatttttttgtttattgtgAAAATTGCAGAGATACTGTTAAATTGGATGATCTTGGTCGGGAGATGTTGTCAATTGCGTTGCCAGCTCTTTTGGCTTTAGCTGCTGACCCCATCACTTCTCTTGTTGACACTGCTTTTGTTGGTCATTTGGGTATTTACAATGTTCCCCCTTTTGcatttttgtttgaattatcTCATTATTTTGTATGTATGATGGCGATTTTTGCATTTTGATGTAAAGGTCTTAAAGAAATCATTCTCTTTGTAAAATGTTAGTCCAAAAGTCTAATTTTATGTATATGCAATTTTGACCCGGTTAGTTGGTGCTAGGAGGAGTCTTGCTTTAAGGCACAAGGATTATTGTAATTTTAATTGTAAGGAAGTTGATGGCATATTCATGATCAATGATGATCAATCAGCTTCCAAAAAATGGGATATCAGTAACAACAAATGTAAGCTAGTGATCAACTCATCCACTAAAGTTAGAAATTAGAGTGAACTGGTCGTGCTTCTATATTGGTATCCATGTTCATTTTTTGTTGTTGGTATTTTGTAATATTCAATAGAGAGGATGATAAATGATGTTACATGAAAACTCATAATGTCAATTCATGTTTGTATTTTCTTTCAAATTTTTTGGTTCTTGTTTGGATTCAGTTATCATGTCATGCCAGAGATTAGCTTCTATATCACCGACCTAGTGACAGGTTTGTGAATTGATGGTATTGTTGTTCCTTTCAATTTGGCCATTTGGGAACAAAGTACTAAGTCATTTTCTTGTGCAAGTGAACTTCATGCTTAGGAGTTCGCATAGTATTATATCGAAGTCGTTTTTGTGAGAGTTAATTTTTTCCTTTGTCATGCTACAGGTTCATTTGAATTAGCAGCTGTTGGCGTGTCAGTATCAGTGTTTAACTTGGTGTTAAAATTGTTCAATGTCCCGTTGCTCAATGTGACAACTTCCTATGTTGCTGAAGAGCAGGCATTGGTCAGTGTGcaaaatgaaaattctattCAAGCTGGCCAAGGTAGTCACTCAAGTAAACATCCTTTAAGGTCTATACTCTCTATGGAGCTCTCGTGTTTGTTTTAACAACATAGTTTTTTTTAATCTCATATTGGTATGTTGCAGATTACGGAGAAAGGAAAAAATCCCTTCCTTCAGTGTCTTCATCCAGAGTGCACTTAGTTCtaagacattcatcttatgtccatactacgaaaagtatgaaaattaatttgaacttcgtttttaattgattgttataaatttaactttttttttctaactacatatgtttattgtttgtatgtaggagtcactggatgcttttagttctttgcttgtctaaacgtgaggtctacatatttgattctcaacagaagaagagaaatttgatgattaaggagccactaaacaagtaagtaaagtatgcatatgaaaatgccatttttgcctaaatatgtcctataacgacccaattagccttaaatgtgaaataatagattgtaaagagtcttagaaagttgtaaatatgcatattaaacgtgtaataagtttgaaaacattccttaggttctttagttcaaagttgggttcgaaaacttcatttttacccaaatatgtcctagaacgacccaattagccttaaatgtgatataatagattgtaaagagccttagaaagttgtaaatatgcatattaaacgtgtaataagtttgaaaacattccttaggttctttagttcaaagttgggttcgaaaacgccatttttgctcaaatatgacctagaacgagccaattagccttaaatgtgaaataatagattgtaaagagccttagaaagttgtaaatatgcatattaaatgtgtaataagtttgaaaacattccttaggttctttagttcaaagttgggttcgaaaacttcatttttgcctaaaaatgacttagaacgacccaattagccttaaatgtgaaataatatattgtaaagagacttagaaagttgtaaatatgcatattaaacgtgtaataagtttgaaaacattccttaggttctttagttcaaagttgggttcgaaaacgtcattttagcccaaatatgtcctagaacgacccaattagccttaaatgtgaaataatagattgtaaagagccttagaaagttgtaaatatgcatattaaacgtgtaataagtttgaacacattccttaggttctttagttcaaagttgggttcgaaaacttcatttttgcctaaaaatgacttagaacgacccaattagccttaaatgtgaaataatagattgtaaaaagccttagaaagttgtaaatatgcaatattaaacgtgtaataagtttgaaaacattccttaggttctttagttcaaagttgggttcgaaaacgtcatttttgcccaaatatgtcctagaacgacccaattagccttaaatgtgaaataatagattgtaaagagccttaaaaagttgtaaatatgcatattaaacttgtaataagtttgaaaacattccttaggttctttagtacaaagttgggttcgaaaacttcatttttgcctaaaaatgacttagaacgacccaattagccttaaatgtgaaataatagattgtaaagagccttagaaagttgtaaatgtgcatattaaacttgtaataagtttgaaaacattccttaggttctttagttcaaagttgggtttgaaaacgccatttttgcccaaatatgacctagaacgacccaattagccttaaatgtgaaataatagattgtaaagagccttagatagttgtaaatatgctattaaacgtgtaatatgtttgaaaacattccgtaggttctttagttcaaagttgggttcgaaaacttcatttttacccaaatatgtcctagaacgacccaattagccttaaatgtgatataatagattgtaaagagccttagaaagttgtaaatatacatattaaacgtgtaataagtttgaaaacattccttaggttctttaattcaaagttgggttcgaaaacgtcatttttgcccaaatatgtcctagaacgacccaattagccttaaatgtgatataatagattgtaaagatccttagaaagttgtaaatatgcatattaaccgtgtaataagtttgaaaacattccttaggttctttagttcaaagttgggttcgaaactTCATTTTTacccaaatatgtcctagaacgacccaattagccttaaatgtgatataatagattgtaaagagccttagaaagttgtaaatatgcatattaaacgtgtaataagtttgaaaacattccttaggttctttagttaaaagttgggttcgaaaacttcatttttgcccaaatatgtcctagaacgacccaattagccttaaatgtgaaataataaattgtaaagagccttagaaagttgtaaatatgcatattaaacgtgtaataagtttgaaaacattccttaggttctttagttcaaagttgggttcgaaaat
This genomic stretch from Spinacia oleracea cultivar Varoflay chromosome 3, BTI_SOV_V1, whole genome shotgun sequence harbors:
- the LOC110804562 gene encoding protein DETOXIFICATION 45, chloroplastic-like isoform X1, producing the protein MLSIALPALLALAADPITSLVDTAFVGHLGSFELAAVGVSVSVFNLVLKLFNVPLLNVTTSYVAEEQALVSVQNENSIQAGQGSHSSKHPLRLRRKEKIPSFSVFIQSALSSKTFILCPYYEKSHWMLLVLCLSKREVYIFDSQQKKRNLMIKEPLNNVLNNRDH
- the LOC110804562 gene encoding protein DETOXIFICATION 44, chloroplastic-like isoform X2, with amino-acid sequence MLSIALPALLALAADPITSLVDTAFVGHLGSFELAAVGVSVSVFNLVLKLFNVPLLNVTTSYVAEEQALVSVQNENSIQAGQDYGERKKSLPSVSSSRVHLVLRHSSYVHTTKRVTGCF